From a region of the Streptomyces sp. NBC_00193 genome:
- a CDS encoding cobyric acid synthase — MSGGAKRGGGLLVAGTTSDAGKSVVTAGICRWLARQGVKVAPFKAQNMSLNSFVTREGAEIGRAQAMQAQAARVEPTALMNPVLLKPGSDRSSQVVLLGKPVGEMSARGYHGGRQEQLLGIVTDCLEQLRGTYDAVICEGAGSPAEINLRRTDIVNMGIARAARFPVVVVGDIDRGGVFASFFGTTALLSPEDQSLIAGYLVNKFRGDVTLLEPGMEMLRGLTGRATYGVLPFQHGLGIDEEDGLRVSLRGAVRESVVAPPLGQDVLRVAVCAVPLMSNFTDVDALAAEPGVIVRFVDRAEELADADLVVVPGTRGTVKALAWLRERGLADALARRASEGRPVLGICGGFQLLGEHIEDEVESKAGSVPGLGLLPVRVRFEREKTLARPVGSALGEAVEGYEIHHGVAEVLGGTPFLDGCRVGEVWGTHWHGSLESDGFRRAFLREVAAAAGRRFVPAPDTSFSSLREEQLDLLGDLIEEHADTDALLRLIEGGAPSGLPFLPPGAP; from the coding sequence ATGAGCGGCGGCGCGAAGCGCGGCGGGGGCCTCCTCGTCGCCGGTACGACCTCGGACGCGGGCAAGAGCGTGGTCACGGCGGGCATCTGCCGGTGGCTGGCCCGGCAGGGCGTGAAGGTGGCCCCGTTCAAGGCCCAGAACATGTCCCTCAACTCCTTCGTGACGAGGGAGGGCGCCGAGATCGGCCGCGCACAGGCCATGCAGGCCCAGGCGGCCCGCGTGGAGCCCACCGCGCTGATGAACCCGGTGCTGCTCAAGCCCGGCAGTGACCGCAGCAGCCAGGTGGTGCTGCTGGGCAAGCCGGTGGGCGAGATGAGCGCGCGCGGCTACCACGGCGGCAGGCAGGAGCAGTTGCTCGGCATCGTCACGGACTGCCTGGAGCAGTTGCGGGGCACGTATGACGCCGTGATCTGCGAGGGGGCGGGCAGCCCGGCCGAGATCAACCTGCGCCGGACCGACATCGTGAACATGGGCATCGCGCGGGCCGCGCGCTTCCCGGTGGTCGTCGTCGGCGACATCGACCGGGGCGGGGTCTTCGCGTCCTTCTTCGGCACGACGGCGCTGCTCTCGCCCGAGGACCAGTCGCTGATCGCGGGCTACCTGGTCAACAAGTTCCGCGGCGACGTCACCCTGCTGGAACCGGGCATGGAGATGCTGCGCGGCCTGACCGGGCGGGCGACGTACGGGGTGCTCCCCTTCCAGCACGGGCTGGGCATCGACGAGGAGGACGGCCTGCGGGTCTCCCTGCGGGGTGCGGTACGGGAATCCGTGGTCGCCCCGCCCCTGGGCCAGGACGTGCTGCGGGTCGCGGTCTGCGCGGTGCCCCTGATGTCCAACTTCACGGACGTCGACGCGCTCGCGGCGGAGCCGGGCGTGATCGTGCGGTTCGTGGACCGGGCCGAGGAACTGGCCGACGCCGACCTGGTCGTCGTCCCCGGCACCCGCGGCACGGTCAAGGCCCTGGCCTGGCTGCGCGAGCGCGGGCTCGCGGACGCGCTGGCCCGGCGGGCCTCCGAGGGCCGGCCGGTCCTGGGCATCTGCGGCGGGTTCCAGCTCCTCGGCGAACACATCGAGGACGAGGTCGAGTCGAAGGCCGGCTCCGTGCCGGGGCTCGGGCTCCTTCCCGTCCGGGTCCGCTTCGAGCGGGAGAAGACCCTGGCGCGGCCGGTGGGTTCGGCGCTGGGCGAGGCGGTGGAGGGGTACGAGATCCACCACGGCGTGGCCGAAGTCCTGGGCGGCACCCCCTTCCTGGACGGGTGCCGGGTCGGAGAGGTGTGGGGCACCCACTGGCACGGCTCGCTGGAGTCGGACGGCTTCCGGCGGGCCTTCCTCCGCGAGGTCGCGGCCGCGGCGGGCCGCCGTTTCGTCCCGGCCCCGGACACGTCGTTCTCCTCCCTGCGGGAGGAGCAGCTCGACCTGCTCGGCGACCTGATCGAGGAACACGCGGACACGGACGCCCTGCTCCGCCTCATCGAGGGCGGCGCCCCGTCGGGCCTCCCCTTCCTCCCGCCGGGCGCACCGTGA
- a CDS encoding cobalamin biosynthesis protein produces MRADRVFAYGVTAGLIGDRILGDPRRGHPVAAFGRAAAAVERALWRDDRARGALHTLLCAGGAAAVGALGARAVRSRPAAARIALTAAATWAVVGGTSLGREARAIGGALAAGDAEVARERLPRLCGRDPQALDEQQMARAVVESVAENTSDAVVGALVWGAVAGVPGLLAFRAVNTLDAMVGHKSPRHLRYGWASARLDDVAGWPGARLTALAAVLAGPDRRGAVRAWRADAAKHPSPNAGPVESSFAGALGVRLGGTLAYAGRVEHRAVLNGAAGRPVEVADIERAVRLSRRVTWLALGACVAVRTLVARTTEKGRPA; encoded by the coding sequence ATGCGTGCCGATCGCGTCTTCGCGTACGGCGTCACGGCGGGCCTGATCGGCGACCGGATCCTCGGGGATCCGCGCCGAGGGCACCCCGTGGCCGCCTTCGGACGAGCCGCCGCCGCCGTCGAACGTGCCCTGTGGCGCGACGACCGCGCGCGGGGCGCCCTGCACACCCTGCTGTGCGCCGGAGGCGCGGCCGCCGTCGGCGCGCTGGGCGCCCGCGCCGTGCGCTCCCGGCCCGCGGCCGCCCGTATCGCCCTCACCGCCGCCGCCACCTGGGCCGTCGTGGGCGGCACCTCGCTGGGCCGCGAGGCCCGCGCCATCGGCGGCGCGCTCGCCGCCGGGGACGCCGAGGTGGCCCGTGAGCGGCTGCCCCGCCTGTGCGGGCGCGACCCGCAGGCCCTGGACGAGCAGCAGATGGCCCGCGCGGTCGTCGAATCGGTCGCGGAGAACACCTCCGACGCCGTGGTCGGGGCCCTGGTGTGGGGTGCCGTCGCCGGCGTCCCCGGGCTGTTGGCCTTCCGCGCCGTGAACACCCTGGACGCGATGGTCGGCCACAAGTCCCCCCGCCACCTGCGCTACGGCTGGGCCTCGGCCCGGCTCGACGACGTGGCCGGCTGGCCGGGCGCCCGGCTGACGGCCCTGGCCGCCGTACTGGCCGGGCCCGACCGGCGGGGAGCCGTACGGGCCTGGCGCGCGGACGCCGCCAAGCACCCGAGCCCCAACGCGGGACCCGTGGAGTCCTCCTTCGCCGGGGCGCTCGGCGTGCGCCTGGGCGGGACCCTGGCGTACGCGGGCCGGGTCGAACACCGGGCCGTGCTCAACGGTGCGGCCGGGCGGCCCGTGGAGGTCGCAGACATCGAACGGGCGGTGCGGCTGTCGCGCCGGGTGACGTGGCTGGCGCTCGGGGCCTGCGTGGCCGTCCGGACGCTGGTCGCCCGTACTACGGAAAAGGGGCGGCCCGCATGA
- the cobO gene encoding cob(I)yrinic acid a,c-diamide adenosyltransferase — MPQGQPSVVPDDGLTTRQRRNRPLVFVHTGPGKGKSTAAFGLALRAWNQGWPIGVFQFVKSAKWKVGEENALKVLGASGEGGSVVWHKMGEGWSWVQRDAQLDNEQAAKEGWEQVKRDLAAETHKLYVLDEFAYPMHWGWIDVDEVVEVLRNRPGTQHVVITGRNAPEKLVEFADLVTEMTKVKHPMDTGQKGQKGIEW; from the coding sequence ATGCCGCAGGGACAGCCGTCCGTCGTTCCGGACGACGGACTCACGACGCGTCAGCGCCGCAACCGCCCGCTCGTCTTCGTCCACACGGGGCCGGGCAAGGGCAAGTCGACGGCGGCCTTCGGTCTGGCGCTGCGCGCCTGGAACCAGGGCTGGCCGATCGGGGTGTTCCAGTTCGTCAAGTCGGCGAAGTGGAAGGTCGGCGAGGAGAACGCGCTGAAGGTGCTCGGCGCCTCCGGCGAGGGCGGCTCCGTCGTCTGGCACAAGATGGGCGAGGGCTGGTCCTGGGTCCAGCGCGACGCCCAGCTCGACAACGAGCAGGCGGCCAAGGAGGGCTGGGAGCAGGTCAAGCGCGACCTGGCCGCCGAGACGCACAAGCTGTACGTGCTGGACGAGTTCGCGTACCCGATGCACTGGGGCTGGATCGACGTGGACGAGGTCGTCGAGGTGCTCCGCAACCGTCCCGGGACGCAGCACGTGGTGATCACCGGGCGCAACGCACCGGAGAAGCTGGTGGAGTTCGCGGACCTCGTCACCGAGATGACCAAGGTCAAGCACCCGATGGACACCGGCCAGAAGGGCCAGAAGGGCATCGAGTGGTGA
- a CDS encoding SCO1860 family LAETG-anchored protein, translating to MNSNTFRMPVAALVATGAVALLAAPPAFATGSAGSTGSHPGAGKASAVVLRTTLDVGLLNKTVHVPLNATLNEVNAPADASKTALTVTLDGVEGGQPVSVLRADVATSKATAGADRAAAEANLAKARVHVPGLPLLSLIEVEKVTSKAVCEAGKKPVASSNVLGTVTVLGKKVTLSAGGPTKVEVPKVGLVSLELSTTQTTSTTAAATALRLKVSVNPLDLNVAEVDGEIVLAEARCESPPAPSASASKLPDVKPQTATTGGSQAGLAETGGGSLTPYVTGGALILLGFGAAALVVTRRGRAS from the coding sequence GCCTTCGCCACCGGCTCCGCCGGTTCCACCGGATCCCACCCGGGGGCGGGCAAGGCGAGCGCCGTCGTCCTGCGCACCACCCTGGACGTGGGCCTGCTCAACAAGACCGTGCACGTTCCGCTGAACGCGACCCTCAACGAGGTCAACGCCCCCGCGGACGCCTCGAAGACGGCGCTGACCGTCACCCTCGACGGAGTCGAGGGCGGGCAGCCGGTGAGCGTCCTGCGCGCCGACGTCGCCACCTCCAAGGCCACCGCCGGCGCCGACCGCGCCGCGGCGGAGGCGAACCTCGCCAAGGCCAGGGTCCACGTACCGGGCCTGCCCCTGCTGTCCCTGATCGAGGTGGAGAAGGTCACCTCCAAGGCCGTCTGCGAGGCGGGCAAGAAGCCCGTCGCGAGCTCCAACGTCCTGGGCACCGTGACCGTCCTGGGCAAGAAGGTCACCCTCTCGGCGGGCGGCCCCACCAAGGTGGAGGTCCCCAAGGTCGGCCTGGTGTCCCTGGAGCTCTCCACCACCCAGACGACCTCCACCACGGCCGCCGCGACCGCGCTGCGGCTCAAGGTGTCGGTGAACCCGCTCGACCTGAACGTCGCCGAGGTCGACGGGGAGATCGTGCTCGCCGAGGCCCGCTGCGAGTCCCCGCCCGCCCCCTCCGCCAGTGCCTCGAAGCTGCCCGACGTCAAGCCCCAGACGGCCACCACGGGCGGGTCCCAGGCCGGCCTCGCCGAGACCGGAGGCGGCTCGCTCACCCCGTACGTGACGGGCGGTGCGCTGATCCTGCTCGGCTTCGGCGCCGCCGCGCTGGTCGTCACCCGGCGCGGCAGGGCCTCGTAG
- a CDS encoding putative cobaltochelatase: MSTPYPFTALVGQTDLRLALLLNAVSPAVGGVLVRGEKGTAKSTAVRALSTLLPQVDVVPGCRFSCAPTAPDLACPDGPHEPGPAAARPARMVELPVGASEDRLVGALDIERALAEGVKAFEPGLLADAHRGILYVDEVNLLHDHLIDLLLDAAAMGASYVEREGVSVRHAARFLLVGTMNPEEGELRPQLLDRFGLTVEVAASREPLQRVEVVRRRLAYEDDPAGFAGRWSGDEEEVRARVVAARELLPQVRLGDTSLLQIAATCAGFEVDGMRADIVMARTATALAAWAGRTEVRKEDVRQAALLALPHRRRRNPFDAPGLDEEKLDRILDGFPDDEPEPEPEPEPEGPGEGPQDDGPDGGGPDGGGGVPPQGSGPDAPEAEPEAPAEPEQLPESQPSAQENEAAAGPAEQAPVRAAEPFRTKMLSVPGLGEGASGRRSRARTAHGRTTGAQRPRGQLTKLHLAATIHAAAPHQKARGRTGRGLVVRKDDLRQATREGREGNLVLFLVDASGSMAARQRMSAVKGAVLSLLLDAYQRRDKVGLITFRGSTAELALPPTSSVDAAAARLEKLPTGGRTPLGAGLLKAHEVLRIERLRDPSRRPLLVVVTDGRATSAGSVGGDPRELSARSARLLAAGGVASVVVDCESGPVRLGLAGVLAADLGGPAVTLDGLRADSLAGLVKNVRTPSPTLRRAA; this comes from the coding sequence ATGAGCACGCCCTACCCGTTCACCGCACTGGTCGGCCAGACCGACCTGCGCCTCGCGCTGCTGCTCAACGCCGTGAGCCCCGCGGTCGGCGGTGTGCTCGTGCGCGGTGAGAAGGGGACCGCCAAGTCCACCGCCGTCCGCGCCCTGTCCACCCTGCTCCCGCAGGTGGACGTGGTGCCCGGCTGCCGGTTCAGCTGCGCGCCCACCGCCCCGGACCTCGCCTGCCCCGACGGCCCCCACGAGCCGGGACCGGCCGCCGCGCGGCCCGCCCGGATGGTGGAGCTGCCCGTCGGCGCCTCCGAGGACCGGCTCGTCGGCGCCCTCGACATCGAACGCGCCCTCGCCGAAGGCGTGAAGGCCTTCGAGCCCGGCCTGCTGGCCGACGCGCACCGCGGGATCCTGTACGTCGACGAGGTCAACCTGCTCCACGACCACCTCATCGACCTGCTCCTCGACGCCGCCGCGATGGGCGCCTCCTACGTGGAGCGCGAGGGCGTCTCCGTACGGCACGCCGCCCGCTTCCTCCTCGTGGGCACGATGAACCCCGAGGAGGGCGAGCTCCGCCCGCAGCTGCTCGACCGGTTCGGGCTGACCGTCGAGGTCGCCGCCTCCCGCGAGCCGCTCCAGCGGGTCGAGGTGGTGCGTCGCCGGCTCGCCTACGAGGACGATCCCGCGGGGTTCGCGGGCCGCTGGTCCGGGGACGAGGAGGAGGTGCGCGCCCGGGTGGTGGCCGCGCGGGAGCTGCTCCCGCAGGTGCGCCTCGGCGACACCTCGCTGCTGCAGATCGCGGCGACCTGCGCCGGTTTCGAGGTCGACGGCATGCGCGCCGACATCGTGATGGCCCGTACCGCGACCGCGCTCGCCGCCTGGGCGGGGCGGACCGAGGTGCGCAAGGAGGACGTGCGGCAGGCCGCCCTGCTGGCGCTCCCCCACCGGCGCCGCCGCAACCCCTTCGACGCGCCCGGCCTCGACGAGGAGAAGCTGGACCGGATCCTGGACGGGTTCCCCGACGACGAGCCGGAACCGGAGCCCGAGCCGGAGCCGGAGGGTCCGGGCGAGGGACCGCAGGACGACGGCCCGGACGGCGGCGGCCCCGACGGCGGGGGCGGCGTACCCCCGCAGGGCTCCGGACCGGACGCGCCCGAGGCCGAGCCGGAGGCTCCGGCCGAGCCCGAGCAGCTGCCCGAGTCCCAGCCCTCCGCCCAGGAGAACGAGGCGGCGGCCGGTCCGGCCGAGCAGGCGCCCGTACGGGCCGCCGAGCCGTTCCGCACCAAGATGCTCAGCGTCCCGGGCCTCGGCGAGGGCGCGTCGGGCCGGCGCTCGCGCGCCCGCACCGCGCACGGCCGCACCACCGGCGCCCAGCGCCCGAGGGGCCAGCTGACCAAGCTGCACCTGGCGGCGACCATCCACGCCGCCGCCCCGCACCAGAAGGCGCGCGGGCGCACCGGGCGCGGGCTGGTGGTCCGCAAGGACGACCTGAGGCAGGCGACCCGCGAGGGCCGCGAGGGCAACCTCGTCCTGTTCCTCGTCGACGCCTCCGGTTCCATGGCGGCCCGGCAGCGCATGAGCGCGGTCAAGGGGGCGGTGCTGTCCCTGCTGCTCGACGCCTACCAGCGCCGGGACAAGGTCGGCCTGATCACCTTCCGGGGTTCCACCGCCGAGCTCGCCCTGCCGCCGACCTCTTCCGTCGACGCCGCCGCGGCCCGGCTGGAGAAGCTGCCGACCGGCGGCCGCACCCCGCTCGGCGCCGGGCTGCTCAAGGCCCACGAGGTGCTGCGGATCGAACGGCTGCGGGACCCGAGCCGGCGCCCGCTGCTCGTGGTCGTCACCGACGGGCGGGCCACCTCGGCCGGGTCCGTCGGCGGCGACCCGCGCGAGCTGTCGGCGCGCAGTGCCCGGCTGCTGGCGGCCGGCGGGGTCGCCTCCGTGGTCGTGGACTGCGAGTCGGGTCCGGTCCGGCTCGGGCTGGCCGGCGTACTGGCCGCCGATCTGGGCGGCCCGGCCGTCACCCTCGACGGGCTGCGGGCCGATTCGCTGGCCGGGCTCGTGAAGAACGTTCGTACCCCATCCCCGACCCTCAGGAGGGCCGCGTAA
- a CDS encoding CapA family protein — MKSVGKIAVAVAGLAVVWGAVYGVTQVAGEDGGAAAKQRLGAKPGAAVSPSRDAAGGAAASAVPGGKPFTLVGTGDIIPYPSIIQRAADDSAEKGGYDFRKILAGVKPIVSAADLAICHHEIPYGRPGGPYTGYPMFKAPHQLADALKDTGYDSCSTASNHTLDDGYDGLVRVLDHLDRVGIRHVGSARGAEEAKAPAVVEAGGAKVAQLDYTYGTNGVPLPDGKPWAVNLIDPARIVADARAARAAGANVVVLSVHWGSEWQTAPDKQQLELAQALTASRGADGLPDIDLILGTHNHVPQPYEKVNGTWVVYGMGDQVASFYEAEKARGNMSSIPRFTFAPAAAHPGRWEVVKAEYLTQFSDMRPPFRVVCTSCEAATSSADSTYAAADREVTKAVMSRGAGEQGLTRAAR; from the coding sequence ATGAAGTCGGTCGGCAAGATAGCCGTGGCCGTGGCCGGACTGGCCGTGGTATGGGGCGCCGTCTACGGCGTGACGCAGGTGGCCGGCGAGGACGGCGGGGCGGCGGCGAAGCAGCGGCTGGGGGCGAAGCCGGGGGCGGCCGTGAGTCCGAGCCGCGACGCCGCGGGCGGAGCAGCGGCCTCGGCCGTGCCGGGCGGGAAGCCGTTCACGCTCGTCGGCACCGGCGACATCATCCCGTACCCGTCGATCATCCAGCGGGCCGCCGACGACTCCGCGGAGAAGGGCGGCTACGACTTCCGGAAGATACTCGCCGGGGTCAAGCCCATCGTCTCCGCCGCCGACCTGGCGATATGCCACCACGAGATACCGTACGGCCGGCCCGGCGGCCCCTACACCGGATATCCGATGTTCAAGGCCCCGCACCAACTGGCCGACGCCCTCAAGGACACCGGCTACGACAGCTGCTCGACCGCCTCGAACCACACCCTGGACGACGGGTACGACGGCCTCGTCCGCGTCCTGGACCACCTCGACCGCGTCGGCATCCGCCACGTCGGATCGGCCCGCGGCGCCGAGGAGGCCAAGGCCCCGGCCGTGGTCGAGGCCGGTGGGGCCAAGGTCGCGCAACTGGACTACACGTACGGGACGAACGGCGTCCCGCTCCCCGACGGCAAGCCCTGGGCCGTGAACCTGATCGACCCGGCGCGGATCGTCGCCGACGCCCGCGCCGCGCGCGCGGCCGGCGCGAACGTGGTCGTCCTCAGCGTCCACTGGGGCTCCGAGTGGCAGACCGCCCCGGACAAGCAGCAACTGGAGCTGGCCCAGGCGCTGACCGCCTCGCGCGGGGCGGACGGCCTCCCCGACATCGACCTGATCCTCGGCACCCACAACCACGTGCCGCAGCCGTACGAGAAGGTCAACGGCACCTGGGTGGTGTACGGCATGGGCGACCAGGTCGCCAGCTTCTACGAGGCCGAGAAGGCCCGCGGCAACATGTCCTCGATCCCCCGCTTCACCTTCGCCCCGGCGGCCGCCCACCCGGGCCGCTGGGAGGTGGTGAAGGCCGAGTACCTCACGCAGTTCTCGGACATGCGGCCGCCGTTCCGCGTCGTCTGCACCTCCTGCGAGGCCGCTACCTCCTCGGCCGACAGCACGTACGCCGCCGCCGACCGCGAGGTGACGAAGGCCGTGATGTCACGCGGCGCCGGGGAGCAGGGACTGACGCGCGCGGCGCGGTAG
- a CDS encoding ZIP family metal transporter translates to MAVIVALGAFLMTLAGGWTAQRVTDRRHLVLGLAGGLMLGVVGLDLLPEAMHAAGDEVFGVPLALLLFVGGFLAAHCVERLLAVRQASHGATNGDGHPDHGKRVPQVGLTAAAAMVGHSLADGVALGAAFQVGGGMGVAVALAVITHDFADGFNTYTLTRLYGNARRKALLMLFADAAAPVVGAASTLLFTLPEEPLGAYLGFFGGVLLYLAAAEILPEAHHKHPALSTLMCTVGGVAGIWLVVGLAE, encoded by the coding sequence ATGGCCGTGATCGTGGCGTTGGGTGCGTTCCTGATGACCCTGGCAGGCGGATGGACGGCGCAGCGCGTCACCGACCGCCGCCACCTCGTGCTGGGCCTGGCCGGCGGGCTGATGCTCGGCGTCGTGGGCCTCGACCTGCTCCCGGAGGCCATGCACGCCGCCGGCGACGAAGTGTTCGGGGTCCCGCTGGCCTTGCTGCTCTTCGTCGGAGGGTTCCTCGCCGCGCACTGCGTGGAACGCCTCCTGGCGGTCCGCCAGGCCTCCCACGGGGCCACGAACGGCGACGGGCACCCGGACCACGGGAAGAGGGTCCCCCAGGTCGGCCTGACCGCGGCCGCCGCCATGGTCGGCCACAGCCTCGCCGACGGGGTGGCCCTCGGCGCCGCGTTCCAGGTCGGCGGGGGGATGGGCGTGGCCGTGGCGCTGGCCGTCATCACCCACGACTTCGCCGACGGGTTCAACACGTACACGCTCACCCGGCTGTACGGCAACGCCCGCCGCAAGGCCCTGCTCATGCTCTTCGCGGACGCGGCAGCCCCCGTCGTGGGGGCCGCGTCCACTCTGCTGTTCACCCTTCCGGAGGAACCGCTCGGGGCCTACCTCGGCTTCTTCGGAGGCGTCCTGCTGTACCTGGCCGCCGCCGAGATCCTGCCCGAGGCCCACCACAAGCACCCCGCGCTGTCCACCCTGATGTGCACCGTGGGCGGGGTGGCGGGGATCTGGCTGGTCGTGGGCCTGGCGGAATGA
- a CDS encoding cobyrinate a,c-diamide synthase: MVTSFNVPRLVIAAPSSGSGKTTVATGLMAAFSERGLAVSPHKAGPDYIDPGYHALATGRPGRNLDAFMCGPELVAPLFAHGATGCDLAVIEGVMGLYDGAAGRGELASTAQVAKLLRAPVVLVVDASSQSRSVAALVHGFASFDPQVRLGGVILNKVGSDRHEVMLREALEEAGMPVLGVLRRAPQVAAPSRHLGLVPVAERRRDAVASVEALAEQVRAGCDLEALMALARTAPPLVCEAWSPVNPASPAFEARGLGRSPSGGAAPVVAVAGGAAFTFSYAEHAELLTAAGAEVVTFDPLRDERLPDHTTGLVIGGGFPEVYAPELSANEPLRKAVAAFAAAGGPVAAECAGLLYLARSLDGKPMCGVLDADARMSERLTLGYREAVAVSDSVLAPAGTRLRGHEFHRTVIEPGAGAAPAWGFTHPERRVEGFVAGGVHASYLHTHWAAEPSVALRFAEAAAAHR, translated from the coding sequence GTGGTGACCTCGTTCAACGTACCGAGACTGGTCATCGCAGCGCCCTCCTCCGGCAGCGGCAAGACCACCGTGGCGACGGGCCTGATGGCGGCCTTCTCGGAGCGCGGCCTCGCCGTGTCCCCGCACAAGGCCGGGCCCGACTACATCGACCCGGGCTACCACGCGCTGGCCACGGGCCGGCCCGGGCGCAACCTGGACGCCTTCATGTGCGGGCCGGAGCTGGTGGCTCCGCTGTTCGCGCACGGGGCGACCGGATGCGATCTGGCCGTCATCGAAGGCGTGATGGGGCTCTACGACGGGGCCGCGGGGCGGGGCGAGCTGGCGTCGACGGCGCAGGTCGCGAAGCTGCTCCGGGCGCCGGTGGTGCTGGTCGTCGACGCGTCCTCGCAGTCGCGGTCGGTGGCGGCGCTGGTGCACGGTTTCGCCTCCTTCGACCCGCAGGTGCGCCTCGGCGGCGTGATCCTGAACAAGGTCGGCTCCGACCGGCACGAGGTGATGCTGCGGGAGGCGCTGGAGGAGGCGGGGATGCCGGTCCTCGGCGTCCTGCGGCGTGCTCCGCAGGTGGCCGCGCCCTCGCGGCACCTGGGGCTGGTGCCGGTCGCCGAGCGGCGGCGCGATGCGGTCGCCTCGGTGGAGGCGCTGGCGGAGCAGGTTCGGGCAGGCTGCGACCTGGAAGCCCTGATGGCCCTGGCCAGAACGGCCCCGCCGCTGGTCTGCGAAGCCTGGTCTCCGGTGAATCCAGCCTCGCCGGCGTTTGAGGCGCGGGGTCTGGGGCGGAGCCCCAGCGGCGGCGCCGCACCGGTCGTCGCCGTCGCAGGAGGGGCCGCCTTCACGTTCTCGTACGCCGAGCACGCGGAGCTGCTCACCGCCGCCGGAGCGGAGGTCGTCACCTTCGACCCCCTCCGGGACGAGCGGCTCCCCGACCACACCACCGGCCTGGTGATCGGCGGCGGGTTCCCCGAGGTGTACGCGCCCGAGCTGTCCGCGAACGAGCCGCTGCGCAAGGCCGTCGCGGCCTTCGCCGCCGCCGGCGGCCCGGTGGCGGCCGAGTGCGCCGGGCTGCTGTACCTGGCCCGTTCGCTGGACGGCAAGCCCATGTGCGGGGTGCTCGACGCCGACGCGCGGATGTCGGAGCGGCTCACGCTCGGCTACCGCGAGGCGGTCGCCGTCTCCGACAGCGTCCTGGCACCGGCCGGGACCCGGCTGCGCGGGCACGAGTTCCACCGGACGGTGATCGAGCCGGGCGCCGGGGCCGCGCCGGCGTGGGGCTTCACGCATCCGGAACGCCGGGTCGAGGGGTTCGTCGCCGGTGGTGTGCACGCCAGCTACCTGCACACGCACTGGGCGGCCGAGCCTTCCGTGGCCCTGCGGTTCGCCGAGGCCGCGGCAGCGCATCGGTGA
- the cobC gene encoding Rv2231c family pyridoxal phosphate-dependent protein CobC encodes MNLLGEYATQLVVGVGGRAGVSVAEVCALVEETLRGAGLASGSVTALATVEGKALEAGIAGAAERFGVPLLSYPAERLAAIPVPHPSDAAQEAAGTASVAEAAALAGGGELLVPKRRSVAATCAVATAHTHDLRHHGDAEVADAGAGLVDLAVNVRSHTPPQWLKDRIAASLDVLSAYPDGRAARAAVALRHGLPVERVLLTAGAAEAFVLIARALGAVRPVVVHPQFTEPEAALRDAGHRVERVVLRAADGFRLDPAAVPEEADLVVVGNPTNPTSVLHPAATLAALARPGRILVVDEAFMDAVPGEREALAGRTDVPGLVVLRSLTKTWGLAGLRIGYVLAEPGVIAKLAAAQPLWPVSTPALVAAEACVAPAALAEAEAAARQIAVDREHLLAGLAEFEEISAAGTAEGPFVLIRIEGAAEIRTRLRALGFAVRRGDTFPGLDRSWLRLAVRDRATTGRLLQALDQALTAR; translated from the coding sequence GTGAACCTGTTGGGCGAGTACGCGACGCAACTGGTCGTCGGGGTCGGTGGCCGCGCGGGCGTGTCCGTGGCGGAGGTCTGCGCCCTGGTGGAGGAGACCCTGCGCGGTGCCGGACTGGCGTCGGGTTCGGTGACGGCCCTGGCCACGGTGGAGGGGAAGGCCCTGGAGGCGGGGATCGCCGGTGCGGCGGAACGTTTCGGCGTCCCCCTGCTCAGCTACCCCGCCGAGCGCCTGGCCGCGATCCCGGTACCGCACCCCTCGGACGCCGCCCAGGAGGCCGCCGGCACCGCCTCGGTAGCGGAGGCCGCCGCGCTCGCCGGGGGCGGGGAACTCCTCGTGCCCAAGCGGCGGTCGGTGGCGGCGACCTGCGCCGTCGCCACGGCCCACACGCACGATCTGCGCCACCACGGGGACGCCGAGGTCGCGGACGCGGGCGCGGGGCTGGTCGACCTCGCGGTGAACGTACGGTCCCACACGCCGCCGCAGTGGCTGAAGGACCGGATCGCGGCTTCGCTCGACGTCCTGTCCGCGTACCCCGACGGCCGCGCCGCCCGCGCGGCCGTGGCCCTGCGCCACGGGCTGCCGGTCGAGCGGGTCCTGCTGACCGCGGGGGCCGCGGAGGCGTTCGTACTGATCGCGCGGGCGCTGGGCGCCGTACGGCCCGTGGTGGTGCATCCGCAGTTCACCGAGCCGGAGGCGGCCCTGCGCGACGCGGGCCACCGGGTGGAGCGGGTGGTGCTGCGGGCCGCGGACGGCTTCCGGCTGGACCCGGCGGCGGTTCCGGAGGAGGCCGACCTCGTGGTGGTCGGGAACCCGACCAACCCGACCTCGGTGCTGCACCCGGCGGCGACCCTGGCCGCGCTGGCCCGGCCCGGGCGGATCCTGGTGGTCGACGAGGCCTTCATGGACGCGGTCCCCGGCGAACGCGAGGCGCTGGCCGGGCGGACGGACGTGCCGGGCCTGGTCGTGCTGCGCAGCCTGACCAAGACCTGGGGCCTGGCCGGGCTGCGCATCGGTTACGTGCTGGCCGAGCCCGGGGTGATCGCGAAGCTGGCGGCGGCGCAGCCGCTGTGGCCCGTGTCCACGCCCGCTCTGGTGGCGGCCGAGGCGTGCGTGGCCCCCGCGGCGCTGGCCGAGGCGGAGGCCGCGGCCCGGCAGATCGCGGTGGACCGGGAGCACCTCCTGGCGGGGCTCGCGGAGTTCGAGGAGATCTCGGCTGCGGGTACGGCGGAGGGGCCGTTCGTGCTGATCCGGATCGAGGGCGCGGCGGAGATCCGCACCCGGCTGCGCGCGCTGGGCTTCGCCGTGCGCCGCGGCGACACCTTCCCGGGGCTGGACCGCTCCTGGCTCCGGCTGGCGGTCCGCGACCGCGCGACGACGGGCCGCCTCCTCCAGGCCCTCGACCAGGCCCTCACGGCGCGCTGA